The following proteins come from a genomic window of Meles meles chromosome 1, mMelMel3.1 paternal haplotype, whole genome shotgun sequence:
- the LOC123952929 gene encoding chymosin-like has protein sequence MRCLVVLLAVLALSQGSGISRVPLYKGKSVRKALKEHGLLEDFLKKHPYSISKKYSSLAKVASEPLTNYLDCQYFGKIYIGTPPQEFTVVFDTGSSDLWVPSVYCKSYACQSHHRFDPAKSSTFQNLNEPLSIQYGTGSMQGFLGLDTVTVSNIVDTQQTVGLSTEEPGNVFTYSEFDGILGLAYPTLASEYSVPVFDNMMQKHLVAKDLFSVYLSRNGQGSMLTLGAIDPSYYTGSLHWVPVTVQEYWQFTVDRVTVNGVVVACDGGCQAILDTGTSMLVGPSSDILNIQTAIGATQDQYGVFDINCGSLNSMPDVVFEIHGQKYPLPPSAYTSTDMGFCSSGFQGEGDSQLWILGDVFIREYYSVFDRVNNRLGLAKAI, from the exons ATGAGGTGCCTCGTGGTGCTCCTTGCAGTCCTCGCTCTTTCCCAGGGCAGTGGGATCTCCAG GGTCCCTCTATACAAAGGCAAGTCGGTGAGAAAGGCCCTTAAGGAGCATGGGCTCCTGGAGGACTTTCTGAAGAAGCACCCATATTCCATCAGCAAGAAGTACTCTAGCCTAGCGAAGGTGGCCAGTGAGCCCTTGACCAACTACCTGGAC TGTCAATATTTTGGGAAGATCTACATCGGGACCCCACCCCAGGAATTCACCGTGGTGTTTGACACTGGCTCCTCTGACCTCTGGGTGCCTTCTGTCTACTGCAAGAGTTATGCCTGCC AAAGCCATCACCGCTTCGACCCGGCCAAGTCCTCCACCTTCCAGAACCTGAACGAGCCTCTGTCTATCCAGTACGGCACAGGCAGCATGCAAGGCTTCCTGGGCCTTGATACCGTCACT GTCTCCAATATTGTGGACACCCAGCAGACTGTGGGCCTGAGCACCGAGGAGCCTGGCAACGTCTTTACCTATTCTGAGTTCGACGGGATCCTGGGGCTGGCCTACCCCACTCTGGCCTCTGAGTACTCAGTGCCTGTGTTCGACAACATGATGCAGAAGCACCTGGTGGCCAAAGACCTGTTCTCTGTGTATTTGTCCAG GAATGGCCAGGGGAGTATGCTCACGCTGGGAGCCATTGACCCATCCTACTACACAGGCTCCCTGCACTGGGTGCCCGTGACCGTGCAGGAGTACTGGCAGTTCACCGTGGACAG GGTTACCGTCAATGGCGTGGTGGTGGCCTGTGATGGTGGCTGtcaggccatcctggacacagGTACCTCCATGCTGGTTGGGCCCAGCAGTGACATCCTCAACATCCAGACAGCCATCGGAGCAACACAGGACCAGTATGGTGTG TTTGACATCAACTGCGGGAGCCTGAACAGCATGCCTGATGTGGTCTTTGAGATCCACGGCCAAAAGTACCCTCTGCCCCCCTCCGCCTACACCAGCACG GATATGGGCTTCTGCTCTAGCGGCTTCCAAGGTGAAGGTGATTCCCAGCTGTGGATCCTGGGGGATGTCTTCATCCGCGAGTACTACAGCGTCTTTGACCGGGTCAACAACCGCCTGGGGCTGGCCAAGGCCATCTGA
- the KCNA10 gene encoding potassium voltage-gated channel subfamily A member 10 codes for MDVCGWKEMEVALVSFDNSDEIHEEPGYATDFDPTSPKGCPGSSPFSNWRILIGDGTNHEMAFSKLSRDDVDSPGPEPVVLNEGNQRVIINIAGLRFETQLRTLNQFPETLLGDREKRMQFFDSMRNEYFFDRNRPSFDGILYYYQSGGKIRRPANVPIDVFADEISFYELGSEAMDQFREDEGFIKDPETLLPTNDFHRQFWLLFEYPESSSAARGVAVVSVLVVVISITIFCLETLPEFREERELKVMRDPGVNTSKSVLSHTMFTDPFFMVESTCIVWFTLELVLRFVVCPSKTDFFRNIMNIIDIISVIPYFATLITELIQETEPSTQQNMSLAILRIIRLVRVFRIFKLSRHSKGLQILGQTLKASMRELGLLIFFLFIGVILFSSAVYFAEVDEPESHFSSIPDGFWWAVVTMTTVGYGDMCPITPGGKIVGTLCAIAGVLTVALPVPVIVSNFNYFYHRETENEEKQNIPSDIDKILNSVGSKMGSTDSLSKTNGGCSTERSKK; via the coding sequence ATGGATGTGTGTGGCTGGAAGGAAATGGAGGTGGCTCTGGTCAGTTTCGATAACTCGGATGAAATCCACGAAGAGCCGGGCTATGCCACAGACTTTGACCCAACCAGCCCAAAAGGCTGTCCTGGGAGCAGCCCCTTCTCCAACTGGAGGATCCTCATTGGTGATGGCACCAACCATGAGATGGCCTTCTCCAAGCTCTCAAGAGACGATGTCGATTCCCCAGGGCCCGAGCCAGTAGTCCTGAATGAAGGAAACCAGCGGGTGATCATCAACATTGCCGGGTTGAGGTTTGAGACCCAGCTCAGAACCCTCAATCAGTTCCCCGAGACCCTCCTGGGAGACCGGGAGAAAAGGATGCAGTTCTTCGACTCCATGAGAAACGAGTATTTCTTTGACAGGAACCGGCCGAGTTTTGATGGAATCCTGTATTATTACCAATCGGGTGGGAAGATCCGGCGCCCCGCCAACGTCCCCATTGACGTCTTCGCTGATGAAATCTCCTTCTATGAGCTGGGTAGCGAGGCCATGGACCAGTTCCGGGAGGATGAAGGCTTCATCAAAGACCCTGAAACACTGCTCCCCACCAATGACTTCCACCGGCAGTTCTGGCTCCTCTTCGAGTACCCCGAGAGCTCCAGCGCTGCCCGGGGCGTGGCCGTGGTCTCCGTGCTGGTTGTGgtcatctccatcaccatcttCTGCCTGGAAACACTACCAGAGTTccgggaggagagggagctgaagGTAATGAGAGACCCCGGCGTCAACACAAGCAAGTCAGTCCTCTCCCACACCATGTTCACTGACCCTTTCTTTATGGTGGAGTCCACCTGCATTGTTTGGTTCACCTTGGAACTGGTGCTCCGGTTTGTGGTCTGCCCCAGCAAGACCGACTTCTTCAGGAACATCATGAACATCATCGATATCATCTCCGTCATCCCCTACTTTGCAACCCTCATCACAGAGCTGATCCAGGAGACAGAGCCCAGCACCCAACAGAACATGTCCCTGGCCATCCTGAGGATCATCCGGCTGGTGCGGGTTTTCCGGATCTTCAAGCTCTCCCGGCACTCCAAGGGGCTGCAGATCCTGGGCCAGACGCTGAAGGCTTCCATGCGGGAGCTGGGGCTgctcatcttcttcctcttcattgGGGTCATCCTCTTCTCCAGCGCGGTCTACTTTGCCGAGGTGGATGAGCCTGAGTCCCATTTCTCTAGCATTCCTGATGGCTTCTGGTGGGCAGTAGTCACCATGACAACTGTGGGCTATGGTGACATGTGCCCAATCACCCCCGGGGGGAAGATTGTGGGCACTCTGTGTGCCATCGCGGGGGTCCTCACTGTTGCCCTCCCTGTGCCTGTCATCGTCTCCAACTTTAATTACTTCTACCATCGGGAGACTGAGAATGAAGAGAAGCAAAACATCCCAAGTGATATTGACAAAATCCTCAACAGTGTGGGCTCAAAAATGGGCAGCACAGACTCTCTTAGTAAGACCAACGGTGGCTGCTCCACAGAGAGGTCCAAGAAGTGA